One part of the Drosophila kikkawai strain 14028-0561.14 chromosome 4, DkikHiC1v2, whole genome shotgun sequence genome encodes these proteins:
- the dati gene encoding uncharacterized protein dati isoform X3: protein MTLDCEKDHDLQLSRSSSAAAISERTLEECWSTLQRLFMHKSAMQQIQQQIPRVGLGGGGTGTSNLGGSITPGLGTDTKPHQCQQCMKSFSSNHQLVQHIRVHTGEKPYKCSYCDRRFKQLSHVQQHTRLHTGERPYKCHLPDCGRAFIQLSNLQQHLRNHDAQVERAKNRPFHCNICGKGFATESSLRTHTSKELQLHLGVLQQHAALIGGPNATSCPVCHKLFLGTEALVDHMKLVHKDKSPPPSGSAVNQFSDLNQTATTGSGNGTGTGVSSGEPQCAASESTCVQASSGSNLIDSYLGKRRTANHPCPVCGKHYVNEGSLRKHLACHAETSQLANTLRMWPCSVCQAVFTHENGLLTHMESMRMDPKHQFAAQYVLSRAAAEQRERDSILAATLAASSGSGGTAARLGISGGVDPSRNLLPIVGGASRHSDGSNSKCPSPSVNSECSSTGRLSSSTASDQDQDHDQSENENCLNNNNSNSNLNKMTELRRLPSANHGQYGHIDSMDTEMHVANRMSLMAAAAAAVAASRPQQEGGNVDSAAVVPSAAVQAAVVNLAAAMRMNTSSNGTAGGYQQQHCGEHLSQAHHPHPHSHHAHTHPQPPHHHQQHQQQQQHPGAQQPQLSHLLGQSHPGNTNSSRSQRSPNINVPSLQNESSPTTMNVHMMRGSLELQDGAPHLGSLHPIDVLQQQHHHQQTSNYSQHAVAPTSSSSHPHSHAHHTASHHLHPDPETALRIHQAEAILRSHTEAAFRLATGAAGVKSESEQHLNGSNNASSRFLTHQTDHHELPSSS, encoded by the exons CTTCAGCTATCTCGGTCGagcagcgctgccgcgatcAGTGAACGCACCCTTGAAGAATGTTGGTCAACCCTGCAACGA CTCTTCATGCACAAGAGCGCCATGCAACAGATCCAACAGCAGATACCACGCGTCGGTTTGGGTGGCGGCGGAACTGGGACATCTAATTTGGGTGGCAGCATTACGCCAGGCCTTGGGACGGACACCAAGCCACATCAGTGCCAGCAGTGCATGAAAAGCTTCTCCAGCAACCACCAGCTCGTCCAGCACATTCGTGTCCATACCGGCGAAAAGCCCTACAAGTGTTCCTACTGTGATCGTAGATTTAAGCAGTTGTCGCATGTCCAGCAGCATACACGTCTGCACACAG GAGAAAGACCCTACAAATGCCATTTGCCTGACTGCGGTCGCGCGTTTATCCAGCTTTCAAACCTTCAGCAACATCTGCGCAACCATGACGCTCAAGTGGAAAGGGCAAAAAATCGTCCATTTCATTGCAATATATGTGGCAAAGGATTCGCCACGGAATCCAGCCTGCGCACGCATACATCAAAA GAGCTACAGCTGCATCTTGGTGTCTTGCAGCAGCATGCGGCACTCATTGGCGGTCCCAATGCTACCTCCTGTCCCGTTTGCCACAAGCTCTTCCTGGGCACGGAAGCCCTGGTGGATCACATGAAGCTCGTTCACAAAGATAAAAGCCCGCCACCCAGTGGATCAG CCGTAAATCAATTCAGTGATCTCAATCAGACGGCAACGACGGGAAGCGGGaatggaactggaactggagtTAGCAGCGGGGAACCGCAGTGCGCAGCATCTGAATCAACCTGTGTCCAAGCTTCCAGTGGCTCCAACCTAATAGATAGCTACCTGGGCAAGCGGAGAACAGCCAACCACCCGTGTCCAGTGTGTGGCAAGCATTATGTCAATGAGGGGTCCTTAAGAAAACACTTAGCCTGTCACGCGGAGACCTCTCAGCTGGCCAACACCCTGCGAATGTGGCCCTGCAGCGTTTGTCAAGCGGTCTTTACCCATGAAAACG ggCTACTAACCCACATGGAATCGATGCGTATGGATCCGAAGCATCAGTTTGCGGCTCAATATGTCTTG tctCGAGCAGCGGCTGAACAGCGCGAGCGTGACTCTATCTTAGCGGCAACCCTGGCGGCCAGCAGCGGCTCCGGCGGAACTGCCGCAAGATTGGGTATTAGCGGAGGAGTAGACCCATCCCGAAACCTATTGCCGATAGTTGGCGGCGCCTCCCGCCACTCAGATGGTTCCAATTCAAAGTGCCCATCGCCATCGGTCAATTCCGAATGCTCCTCAACAGGACGCCTCTCATCCTCCACAGCCTCTGATCAAGATCAGGATCATGATCAGAGTGAGAATGAGAATTGTCTGAACAATAATAACTCTAActcaaatttaaacaaaatgacTGAGCTGCGACGATTGCCCAGTGCCAATCATGGCCAATATGGACACATCGACTCCATGGACACTGAAATGCATGTGGCCAATAGGATGTCCCTAatggcggcagcggcagccgcCGTGGCGGCTTCAAGACCACAGCAAGAGGGAGGAAACGTCGATAGTGCCGCTGTCGTGCCCAGTGCAGCGGTCCAGGCCGCCGTTGTCAACCTTGCGGCGGCCATGAGAATGAACACATCTAGCAATGGCACAGCGGGAGGAtatcagcagcaacat TGTGGTGAACACCTTTCTCAGGCACACCATCCACACCCACATTCACAccatgcacacacacatcccCAACCCccgcatcatcatcaacagcatcagcaacagcagcagcatccaggAGCGCAGCAGCCACAATTGTCCCATTTGCTGGGGCAATCGCATCCTGGCAACACCAACTCCTCCCGATCCCAACGATCGCCAAATATCAATGTGCCAAGTCTGCAAAACGAATCCTCGCCTACCACAATGAACGTTCATATGATGCGCGGTTCTCTGGAACTTCAGGATGGCGCCCCCCACTTGGGCTCCTTGCACCCCATAGATGTTCTTCAGCAGCAACACCATCATCAGCAGACGTCCAACTATTCGCAGCATGCCGTGGCACCCACCAGCAGTAGCAGTCATCCACATTCGCATGCACATCACACCGCGTCTCATCACCTGCATCCGGATCCGGAGACGGCGTTGCGGATTCATCAGGCGGAGGCGATTCTGCGATCGCACACGGAGGCGGCCTTTCGGCTGGCCACCGGCGCGGCGGGAGTGAAAAGCGAGTCGGAACAGCATCTCAATGGGAGCAATAATGCCAGTAGCAGATTCCTTACGCATCAAACGGATCACCATGAACTGCCCTCCAGTTCCTGA
- the dati gene encoding lateral signaling target protein 2 homolog isoform X6: MLKTSVNQFSDLNQTATTGSGNGTGTGVSSGEPQCAASESTCVQASSGSNLIDSYLGKRRTANHPCPVCGKHYVNEGSLRKHLACHAETSQLANTLRMWPCSVCQAVFTHENGLLTHMESMRMDPKHQFAAQYVLSRAAAEQRERDSILAATLAASSGSGGTAARLGISGGVDPSRNLLPIVGGASRHSDGSNSKCPSPSVNSECSSTGRLSSSTASDQDQDHDQSENENCLNNNNSNSNLNKMTELRRLPSANHGQYGHIDSMDTEMHVANRMSLMAAAAAAVAASRPQQEGGNVDSAAVVPSAAVQAAVVNLAAAMRMNTSSNGTAGGYQQQHCGEHLSQAHHPHPHSHHAHTHPQPPHHHQQHQQQQQHPGAQQPQLSHLLGQSHPGNTNSSRSQRSPNINVPSLQNESSPTTMNVHMMRGSLELQDGAPHLGSLHPIDVLQQQHHHQQTSNYSQHAVAPTSSSSHPHSHAHHTASHHLHPDPETALRIHQAEAILRSHTEAAFRLATGAAGVKSESEQHLNGSNNASSRFLTHQTDHHELPSSS; this comes from the exons ATGTTGAAAACCT CCGTAAATCAATTCAGTGATCTCAATCAGACGGCAACGACGGGAAGCGGGaatggaactggaactggagtTAGCAGCGGGGAACCGCAGTGCGCAGCATCTGAATCAACCTGTGTCCAAGCTTCCAGTGGCTCCAACCTAATAGATAGCTACCTGGGCAAGCGGAGAACAGCCAACCACCCGTGTCCAGTGTGTGGCAAGCATTATGTCAATGAGGGGTCCTTAAGAAAACACTTAGCCTGTCACGCGGAGACCTCTCAGCTGGCCAACACCCTGCGAATGTGGCCCTGCAGCGTTTGTCAAGCGGTCTTTACCCATGAAAACG ggCTACTAACCCACATGGAATCGATGCGTATGGATCCGAAGCATCAGTTTGCGGCTCAATATGTCTTG tctCGAGCAGCGGCTGAACAGCGCGAGCGTGACTCTATCTTAGCGGCAACCCTGGCGGCCAGCAGCGGCTCCGGCGGAACTGCCGCAAGATTGGGTATTAGCGGAGGAGTAGACCCATCCCGAAACCTATTGCCGATAGTTGGCGGCGCCTCCCGCCACTCAGATGGTTCCAATTCAAAGTGCCCATCGCCATCGGTCAATTCCGAATGCTCCTCAACAGGACGCCTCTCATCCTCCACAGCCTCTGATCAAGATCAGGATCATGATCAGAGTGAGAATGAGAATTGTCTGAACAATAATAACTCTAActcaaatttaaacaaaatgacTGAGCTGCGACGATTGCCCAGTGCCAATCATGGCCAATATGGACACATCGACTCCATGGACACTGAAATGCATGTGGCCAATAGGATGTCCCTAatggcggcagcggcagccgcCGTGGCGGCTTCAAGACCACAGCAAGAGGGAGGAAACGTCGATAGTGCCGCTGTCGTGCCCAGTGCAGCGGTCCAGGCCGCCGTTGTCAACCTTGCGGCGGCCATGAGAATGAACACATCTAGCAATGGCACAGCGGGAGGAtatcagcagcaacat TGTGGTGAACACCTTTCTCAGGCACACCATCCACACCCACATTCACAccatgcacacacacatcccCAACCCccgcatcatcatcaacagcatcagcaacagcagcagcatccaggAGCGCAGCAGCCACAATTGTCCCATTTGCTGGGGCAATCGCATCCTGGCAACACCAACTCCTCCCGATCCCAACGATCGCCAAATATCAATGTGCCAAGTCTGCAAAACGAATCCTCGCCTACCACAATGAACGTTCATATGATGCGCGGTTCTCTGGAACTTCAGGATGGCGCCCCCCACTTGGGCTCCTTGCACCCCATAGATGTTCTTCAGCAGCAACACCATCATCAGCAGACGTCCAACTATTCGCAGCATGCCGTGGCACCCACCAGCAGTAGCAGTCATCCACATTCGCATGCACATCACACCGCGTCTCATCACCTGCATCCGGATCCGGAGACGGCGTTGCGGATTCATCAGGCGGAGGCGATTCTGCGATCGCACACGGAGGCGGCCTTTCGGCTGGCCACCGGCGCGGCGGGAGTGAAAAGCGAGTCGGAACAGCATCTCAATGGGAGCAATAATGCCAGTAGCAGATTCCTTACGCATCAAACGGATCACCATGAACTGCCCTCCAGTTCCTGA
- the dati gene encoding lateral signaling target protein 2 homolog isoform X4, which yields MNKHELSKYHKKYIICCKAVNQFSDLNQTATTGSGNGTGTGVSSGEPQCAASESTCVQASSGSNLIDSYLGKRRTANHPCPVCGKHYVNEGSLRKHLACHAETSQLANTLRMWPCSVCQAVFTHENGLLTHMESMRMDPKHQFAAQYVLSRAAAEQRERDSILAATLAASSGSGGTAARLGISGGVDPSRNLLPIVGGASRHSDGSNSKCPSPSVNSECSSTGRLSSSTASDQDQDHDQSENENCLNNNNSNSNLNKMTELRRLPSANHGQYGHIDSMDTEMHVANRMSLMAAAAAAVAASRPQQEGGNVDSAAVVPSAAVQAAVVNLAAAMRMNTSSNGTAGGYQQQHCGEHLSQAHHPHPHSHHAHTHPQPPHHHQQHQQQQQHPGAQQPQLSHLLGQSHPGNTNSSRSQRSPNINVPSLQNESSPTTMNVHMMRGSLELQDGAPHLGSLHPIDVLQQQHHHQQTSNYSQHAVAPTSSSSHPHSHAHHTASHHLHPDPETALRIHQAEAILRSHTEAAFRLATGAAGVKSESEQHLNGSNNASSRFLTHQTDHHELPSSS from the exons ATGAACAAGCACGAGCTGtcaaaatatcataaaaaatatataatatgcTGCAAGg CCGTAAATCAATTCAGTGATCTCAATCAGACGGCAACGACGGGAAGCGGGaatggaactggaactggagtTAGCAGCGGGGAACCGCAGTGCGCAGCATCTGAATCAACCTGTGTCCAAGCTTCCAGTGGCTCCAACCTAATAGATAGCTACCTGGGCAAGCGGAGAACAGCCAACCACCCGTGTCCAGTGTGTGGCAAGCATTATGTCAATGAGGGGTCCTTAAGAAAACACTTAGCCTGTCACGCGGAGACCTCTCAGCTGGCCAACACCCTGCGAATGTGGCCCTGCAGCGTTTGTCAAGCGGTCTTTACCCATGAAAACG ggCTACTAACCCACATGGAATCGATGCGTATGGATCCGAAGCATCAGTTTGCGGCTCAATATGTCTTG tctCGAGCAGCGGCTGAACAGCGCGAGCGTGACTCTATCTTAGCGGCAACCCTGGCGGCCAGCAGCGGCTCCGGCGGAACTGCCGCAAGATTGGGTATTAGCGGAGGAGTAGACCCATCCCGAAACCTATTGCCGATAGTTGGCGGCGCCTCCCGCCACTCAGATGGTTCCAATTCAAAGTGCCCATCGCCATCGGTCAATTCCGAATGCTCCTCAACAGGACGCCTCTCATCCTCCACAGCCTCTGATCAAGATCAGGATCATGATCAGAGTGAGAATGAGAATTGTCTGAACAATAATAACTCTAActcaaatttaaacaaaatgacTGAGCTGCGACGATTGCCCAGTGCCAATCATGGCCAATATGGACACATCGACTCCATGGACACTGAAATGCATGTGGCCAATAGGATGTCCCTAatggcggcagcggcagccgcCGTGGCGGCTTCAAGACCACAGCAAGAGGGAGGAAACGTCGATAGTGCCGCTGTCGTGCCCAGTGCAGCGGTCCAGGCCGCCGTTGTCAACCTTGCGGCGGCCATGAGAATGAACACATCTAGCAATGGCACAGCGGGAGGAtatcagcagcaacat TGTGGTGAACACCTTTCTCAGGCACACCATCCACACCCACATTCACAccatgcacacacacatcccCAACCCccgcatcatcatcaacagcatcagcaacagcagcagcatccaggAGCGCAGCAGCCACAATTGTCCCATTTGCTGGGGCAATCGCATCCTGGCAACACCAACTCCTCCCGATCCCAACGATCGCCAAATATCAATGTGCCAAGTCTGCAAAACGAATCCTCGCCTACCACAATGAACGTTCATATGATGCGCGGTTCTCTGGAACTTCAGGATGGCGCCCCCCACTTGGGCTCCTTGCACCCCATAGATGTTCTTCAGCAGCAACACCATCATCAGCAGACGTCCAACTATTCGCAGCATGCCGTGGCACCCACCAGCAGTAGCAGTCATCCACATTCGCATGCACATCACACCGCGTCTCATCACCTGCATCCGGATCCGGAGACGGCGTTGCGGATTCATCAGGCGGAGGCGATTCTGCGATCGCACACGGAGGCGGCCTTTCGGCTGGCCACCGGCGCGGCGGGAGTGAAAAGCGAGTCGGAACAGCATCTCAATGGGAGCAATAATGCCAGTAGCAGATTCCTTACGCATCAAACGGATCACCATGAACTGCCCTCCAGTTCCTGA
- the dati gene encoding lateral signaling target protein 2 homolog isoform X5, with protein MNEHFFWKQRSCTHIDLNQTATTGSGNGTGTGVSSGEPQCAASESTCVQASSGSNLIDSYLGKRRTANHPCPVCGKHYVNEGSLRKHLACHAETSQLANTLRMWPCSVCQAVFTHENGLLTHMESMRMDPKHQFAAQYVLSRAAAEQRERDSILAATLAASSGSGGTAARLGISGGVDPSRNLLPIVGGASRHSDGSNSKCPSPSVNSECSSTGRLSSSTASDQDQDHDQSENENCLNNNNSNSNLNKMTELRRLPSANHGQYGHIDSMDTEMHVANRMSLMAAAAAAVAASRPQQEGGNVDSAAVVPSAAVQAAVVNLAAAMRMNTSSNGTAGGYQQQHCGEHLSQAHHPHPHSHHAHTHPQPPHHHQQHQQQQQHPGAQQPQLSHLLGQSHPGNTNSSRSQRSPNINVPSLQNESSPTTMNVHMMRGSLELQDGAPHLGSLHPIDVLQQQHHHQQTSNYSQHAVAPTSSSSHPHSHAHHTASHHLHPDPETALRIHQAEAILRSHTEAAFRLATGAAGVKSESEQHLNGSNNASSRFLTHQTDHHELPSSS; from the exons atgaatgaacattttttttggaagCAGAGAAGTTGCACCCATAT TGATCTCAATCAGACGGCAACGACGGGAAGCGGGaatggaactggaactggagtTAGCAGCGGGGAACCGCAGTGCGCAGCATCTGAATCAACCTGTGTCCAAGCTTCCAGTGGCTCCAACCTAATAGATAGCTACCTGGGCAAGCGGAGAACAGCCAACCACCCGTGTCCAGTGTGTGGCAAGCATTATGTCAATGAGGGGTCCTTAAGAAAACACTTAGCCTGTCACGCGGAGACCTCTCAGCTGGCCAACACCCTGCGAATGTGGCCCTGCAGCGTTTGTCAAGCGGTCTTTACCCATGAAAACG ggCTACTAACCCACATGGAATCGATGCGTATGGATCCGAAGCATCAGTTTGCGGCTCAATATGTCTTG tctCGAGCAGCGGCTGAACAGCGCGAGCGTGACTCTATCTTAGCGGCAACCCTGGCGGCCAGCAGCGGCTCCGGCGGAACTGCCGCAAGATTGGGTATTAGCGGAGGAGTAGACCCATCCCGAAACCTATTGCCGATAGTTGGCGGCGCCTCCCGCCACTCAGATGGTTCCAATTCAAAGTGCCCATCGCCATCGGTCAATTCCGAATGCTCCTCAACAGGACGCCTCTCATCCTCCACAGCCTCTGATCAAGATCAGGATCATGATCAGAGTGAGAATGAGAATTGTCTGAACAATAATAACTCTAActcaaatttaaacaaaatgacTGAGCTGCGACGATTGCCCAGTGCCAATCATGGCCAATATGGACACATCGACTCCATGGACACTGAAATGCATGTGGCCAATAGGATGTCCCTAatggcggcagcggcagccgcCGTGGCGGCTTCAAGACCACAGCAAGAGGGAGGAAACGTCGATAGTGCCGCTGTCGTGCCCAGTGCAGCGGTCCAGGCCGCCGTTGTCAACCTTGCGGCGGCCATGAGAATGAACACATCTAGCAATGGCACAGCGGGAGGAtatcagcagcaacat TGTGGTGAACACCTTTCTCAGGCACACCATCCACACCCACATTCACAccatgcacacacacatcccCAACCCccgcatcatcatcaacagcatcagcaacagcagcagcatccaggAGCGCAGCAGCCACAATTGTCCCATTTGCTGGGGCAATCGCATCCTGGCAACACCAACTCCTCCCGATCCCAACGATCGCCAAATATCAATGTGCCAAGTCTGCAAAACGAATCCTCGCCTACCACAATGAACGTTCATATGATGCGCGGTTCTCTGGAACTTCAGGATGGCGCCCCCCACTTGGGCTCCTTGCACCCCATAGATGTTCTTCAGCAGCAACACCATCATCAGCAGACGTCCAACTATTCGCAGCATGCCGTGGCACCCACCAGCAGTAGCAGTCATCCACATTCGCATGCACATCACACCGCGTCTCATCACCTGCATCCGGATCCGGAGACGGCGTTGCGGATTCATCAGGCGGAGGCGATTCTGCGATCGCACACGGAGGCGGCCTTTCGGCTGGCCACCGGCGCGGCGGGAGTGAAAAGCGAGTCGGAACAGCATCTCAATGGGAGCAATAATGCCAGTAGCAGATTCCTTACGCATCAAACGGATCACCATGAACTGCCCTCCAGTTCCTGA